Part of the Halodesulfurarchaeum formicicum genome is shown below.
GATCTGGGTGCTCGTCCCGATCGTGCTGTTCGTCGCGCCACTGGTTTTCGGCCGGTAGTCGGGAACACTCTTCCCCACGGCGGGCCTGGTTGGCGTATGCCCACGGTCCACGAACTGCGAAACGAGATCCGAGTCGCCGTCGGCCGACACGAGCGGATCGAATCGACGGGATTCACCAAAGAAGCGCTCGCGGCCATCTGTGCGGCCGTCGGAGCGCCGGTCGACACGAGCCGACTCCCGCCGAAAGCCGAGATGCGGAATCGAATCGCCAACGCACTCGAACTGGAGGCGGATTCGTTCGATCGGTCCTTCAGGAAGGCCGAACTGGAGGCGATCGCAAGCGTCGTGCGCGAGTGAGCGGGACACACCGACTGGCGATCGCCCCGTGACTACAGCGTATGCGGAACTGACGTTTCACGGACTCGACATCGGGCTGGTCGAGCCCGGCGACGATCTGATCGAGCGGCTCCTCGAAACCACGGCCAGGAGTGGTTCTAGACCGGCTCGCCGAAGGCGTAGAAGGTGTTGTGATCCGTGATCGTGACCTCGAAGCGCTCGCCGAGTGAGCGGTCCCCGGTCAGTTCGCCCGGGACGACGATCCGGTGGTAGGCGTCGTCGTAGGCCTGGATCGAGTCCCCCGTGCCTGGTTCGACGGCCATGACCTCACGTCGGGTGCCCAGCAGGTCTTCGTGGACCGCCCCGACGATCTCCGCCTTGCGTGCCGAGAGGTCCTTCGAGCGCTCCTTCTTGACCGTGCCGCCGAGCCCCTTCATGTCAGCCGCGTCGGTCCCCGGGCGCTTCGAGAAGCGGGTGACGTTGATGGTCTCGGGTTCGACAGTTTCCAGGAGATGCACGCTCTCTTGGTGGTCGGCCTCGGTCTCCGTGGGAAAGCCGACGACGAAATCCGTCGCCAGCGTCCACTCATCGAGAGTCCGATCGAGGGTGTTGACGATCTCGCGGAACTCCGCGACTGAGTGCTGACGACGCATTGCGTCGAGGACGGAATCAGAGCCCGACTGGACCGGCAGGTGGAGGAAGTTGTAGAGTTTGGGGCACTCCGCGAGGAGGGTGGCGATCTCCTCCCGGATCGGGTAGATCCCCCAGGGGTTTGCCATCCCGATCCGGACCCGGAAGTCCCCGTCGAGATCACAGAGCCCCCGGAGCAACTCCGGGAGCCATCGCTCGCCCTGATCGAGGCCGTAGACGCCCGTGTCCTGGCCGGTGATCCGGATCTCGCGGGCCCCCGCGTCGAGCAGTTCGCGGGCCCGGTCGAGGTTCCGCTCGACCGGCGGCGAGTCGATGCGCCCGGTCGCGGCCTTGGTGATGCAGTACGAACAGTCGCTCATGCAGCCACGAGCGAGGGGCAGAATGCCGATCACGCCATCCAGAATCGGTTCAGTGTCGGGCGTGACAGTCGGACACTCCCCGTTGCCGACGGCCTGGGGTACCTCGTCCCAGCCCAGCACCTGGGCGTCCACGCCGGCCTCTTCGAAGGCCGTCTCCTGGGCCAGTGCCATACAGCCCGTGACGATGAGATCCGTTCCAGAATCGAGTTCGGCGGCCCGGCGGAGCATGTTGTTCTCCGTGGTCTCGATCACGGTACAGGTGTTGAGGATCACCACATCGGCGGCCTCGGGTGACTCGACCGGCCGGTGCCCGCCGTCACGGAGCCGCCGCTCGATGTGGCGGCTCTCGCCCCGGTTGGCCGTACACCCGTAGGTCTCGATGTAGTACCGGGCCATCGACTCAGGGTTGTCCCGAACCCGGAAAAGCGTCGCGCTTGGGGCCGATTGGACGGCTACTCGGGCGCGCCCGACAGAATCTCGACCCCCGAACTCGCCCCGATGCGCTCGGCCCCGGCCTCGAGCATCGCCATCGCCGCCTCGTAGCTCCCGATGCCGCCGCTCGCTTTAACCGGTCGGTACTCGGCCAGGAGTTCGACGTCTTCGACCGTGGCCCCGCCATCCGCAAAGCCGGTCGCGGTCTTCAGGAAGTCCACGTCGGCAGCCACGGCGGCCTCGCCGGCGGCGTGTTTCTCCGCTTCGGAGAGCAGCGGCGCCTCGACGATGACTTTGACCGGGACGGCCACCGCCTCGACGATCGCAGCCAGTTCAGCCGTGACGGCCTGGGTCTCGCCCGCCTGGAGCCGCCCGACGTTGAGGACCACGTCGAGTTCGTCAGCGCCCGCCTCGACGGCTCGGACTGCCTCCTCGCGTTTGATCGCCGGGTCGTGCTGGCCGTGTGGGAAGCCGATCACGGTGGCGATGGTCGTCTCCGCTTCGGCCAGGTCGCGGGCTTCGGCCACGTAACACGGCGGAATACAGACGTTCATGCCCCACGCTTCGGCTTCCTCGATTACCTGGCGCACGTCGGCTTTAGTCGTCTCCGGGCCGAGAACCGTATGATCGATGTGTCCCGCGAGTTCGTCCTGGTTCATACTCGCCCGGACGGGCGGGACTGCCAAAAAGAGCTCACTCGACCATTCCGGGGGCCCGACCGAGTGCCGTCGCGAGTTCCTCGGCGAGGGCGCCCTGCAGGTGCGCCCGGTAGGCTGGCCGGGAGACGAGCCCGCGGCTTCGGTCGCTCACGGTCACCTCGCCGTGAACGACGTACGGATCGGCGTTCGTGACAACCAGTGATGAGCCCTCGGTCGCCAGGCCGGTCGCGAGGCTCACGTTCCCCGACCCGACGAAGGCAAAGCTGGCGGTCACACGACCGCTGGGCGCAACTGGGTTGTACTGGACCGAGCGCTCGCGAAGGTCGACGACCAGAATCGAGCCGTTCCAGTCAGCAGTCGGCTCGGGGGCCTGCTCGATCGACTGGAACGTGGACGAGAGTTCGGTAGCGAGGTCACCACGCAGCATCGAGGCGTGTGGGTCCTCGCCCAGGACGACGAGCTGAACCGGGCGCTCGACCGGCGCGGCCGCGTCCCCGAGCTGGCTCGTCCCGACCGAGGCGTTCGCCGTCGTCTCTGACTCCAGCACCTGGAAGTCCGCGAACGCAAAGAGGGCTCCCACCAGGGCGAGGAGCAGAACCGCGACGAGGAGGATACGACGGGCGTCCATACCTTACGTACTTGACACGCCATCCTGTAGTTACCGGTGGATCGGGGGCGATTTTTTGGCCCGTGCCCGCCAATGGCACCTATGCCCATCGAGGAGGTCGAGGAGACCGCCGAGGCCATCGAGACCATGGAGATCCGTGGGGCAGCCACCATCGCCGGGGCGGCCGCAGCGGCCCTGGAGAGTCAGGCCGCGGCGAGCGAGGCCACCGACCCCGAGGCTTTCGAGGCCGAGCTCCGGGCGGCCGCCCGGACCCTCTATCAGACCCGGCCGACGGCGGTGAGCCTACCGAACGCGCTGCGATTCGTCCTCCAGGACCTCGAGGGGGCGACCGTCGAGGAGCTTCGGGAGACCGTCCTGACCCGGACCCGGAAGTTCCGTGCGGATCTGGAACACGCCCAGGAGCGACTGGGCCGGATCGGCGCGAACCGGCTGCGGGACGGTGACGTCATCATGACCCACTGTCACTCCACCGACGCGTTGGCGACGGTGGAGCACGCCGTCGACGCCGGGAAAGACATCGAGGCCATCGTGAAGGAGACACGCCCACGAAACCAGGGGCACATCACGGCCCAGCGGCTCCGCGAACTCGGCGTCCCGGTGACGTTGATCGTCGACAGCGCCGCCCATCGGTATCTCAACGACGTCGATCACGTCCTCGTCGGAGCCGACAGCATCGCCGCGGATGGCTCGGTGATCAACAAGATCGGCACCAGCGGGCTGGCGGTCAACGCCCGTGATCGGGGCACGCCTATCGTGGTCGCAGCCCAGACGATCAAGCTCCATCCCGGCACGCTCACGGGCCATACAGTCGAGATCGAGATGCGTGCGGAAAGCGAGGTCATCTCCAAGGCGGACCGCGAGAAAATCGGGGAGATCACCGTAAAGAACCCGGCCTTCGACGTCACGCCGCCCCGGCACGTCGACGCGATCATCACCGAACGGGGCCAGTACCCACCCGAAAGCATCGTCTCGCTCATGCGGGAACTCTACGGTGACGTGGACGAGGAGCCCTGGGCGGAGCCGAACTGAGACCCCGACCGGCCAAGGACAACGCTTTCGGCCCCGGGCGGGCGAGTGAGGGTATGTTGCTACCGACCGGGTCGACGCTGCCGCCGCTCCCCTATCTGGTGGGGCTGGCGGCCGCGTTGCTGGTGGTGAGTGCCTGGTTGTACCGCCGGGACGTGGCACTGCAGACCCGCACCGTGCTGGCGCTCGCGCCGTGGATGGTACTGGGGTCGGCCCTGTACGTCTGCTATCAGATCGGAGCCGCCCCGGCCGCGCTCGCGCCGCTTTGCAGTTCGCCCACGGTCTATGCCTCGACGGCGGTGCTCGCCGGCCTGGTCTGGGCGCTCGCGAGTCGGTTCGAGGCCACCGACCGCTGGCTGGCCGGCACCGGTGTGGTCCTCTCGCTTTTCCCCATCGGCGTTGCCATCGCCGTCGCGCTGGACGCTGAGTCGTTCAGCCCCGGGTGGTCGATCCTCGGCGCGGTGCTCGCCGGCCTGCTGGCGCTTCTCATCTGGTATGTGCTGGGTCAGTACCAGCCGGAAACGACAGCCATTCTCGGCCCAGCCGGTGGGGTGGCAGTCTTCGCGCACGTCCTGGACGGCATTTCCACGACGATCGGAATCGACGTGTTACAGTTCGGCGAGCAGACCCCCCTCTCGGCGGCGCTCATCGAACTCGGGGCCGCGCTCCCGACCGCGCCCTACATCGGCACTGGCTGGGTGTTCGCCCTGGTGAAGATCGCGCTGGGCGTGGCCGTCGTCTGGTTCATTGCCGATCTGGTCCGGGACGACCCGCCGCTGGGGAACGGGCTACTCCTGGTGATTACGGCCGTGGGACTGGGGCCCGCAACACACAACCTCATTCTCTTCGCCGTCGCCGGGCCCGCCGGGGTTTAACACCCAGCGGGGCCCAGTGACAGCTATGGGTCGGATCATCGCCGCCGGGCACCTCAACTGGGATGTCACCCTGCGAGTGACGGCCCTCCCGGACCCTGATGGAGAGGCCCAGATCACCGAGCAGCACCGGGCCGGGGGCGGCAGCGCGGCCAACGTCGCCAGCGCGCTCGCCGGCTTCGGCCTGGCGGCCGGCCTGATCGGGAGTGTTGGCACCGACCAACACGGCCGGATGGCGACCCGCGAACTCAGAACCCAGGGGGTAGACACCGACAGCGTCGTCACTGTCGAGGGCGAGACGACGGTCAAGTACATCGTCGTGGACGAGGCCGGCGAGGTCATGGTCCTGGCAAACGACGGCGTAAACGAGGCCATCGGACCCGAGGCCGTCGAGCCGGCGATGGTCGAGGGGGCCGATCACGTCCATCTCACCGGCCAGCGACCGGATACAGCGGCGGCGCTCATCGAAGTCGCGAACGCGGCCGGGCTCACGGTAAGCTTCGATCCCGGCCGGCGGATCGAGCAACGGGCCTTCGAGCCACTCCTGGACCAGGTGGACGTCCTCCTCCTCAACGAGCGGGAGGCAACCGCCGTGTTTCCCGCCGCGTCCGGGCCCCCGATCGAGCGGGCGGCCAGCCCCGACCGGGTCATCGTCGTCAAGCGTGGCGCGGACGGCGCGAGTGTGTACACGGGAGACGAGACCCACCATCACCCGGGGTTCGCCGTCGAGGCCGTGGACACCACCGGAGCGGGGGACGCCTTCGCGGCGGGATTCCTGGCGGCCACGGTCGGCGGGGAGTCCTTCGGGCGGCCAGGAAGCGGCGCCGAACCCGATTACGAGCGGGCGCTCGCGGTCGCGAACGGAAGCGGCGCGCTCACGGTTCAGGCGGCGGGGGCCCGGTCGGCACCCAGTCGGGTTGCACTCGCGGCCTTCCTCGCCGAACGGACCGTCTAACTCACACCAGCGGGCTTTTCGACCCGCCGCGGTATGGAACGGTATGGGCAACCAGCCACACATCCAGGTCGCTGCCGGGGAGGTAAACGAGATCGCGCTGCTCCCGGGTGATCCGGGCCGCGTCGATCGCATCGCCGCCCAGTGTACCGACGCGACGACCGTGGCCCAAAATCGGGAGTACAAGGTCGTCAACGCCACCTACGAGGGCGTCGACCTGACCATCGTCTCGACCGGAATCGGCTCGCCCTCCGCGGCCATCGCCGTCGAGGAACTCGAACGCGTGGGCGTCGAGACGGTGATCCGGGTCGGCACCACCGGGGCCCTCCAGGCCGACATGGAGATCGGCGACATGGTCGTCGCGACCGGGGCCACCAAGGACGAAGGGACCTCGAAGCGCTACGAGAGCGTGGCGAACCCCGCCGTCCCGGATTATGACGTGGTCTCGGCGCTGGTCGAGGCCGCCGAGGCAAACGACGAGGCCGTCCACGTCGGCCCGATCGCGACCGACGACGCCTTTTACGCCGAAACCGACGCCGTCGTCGCCGACTGGGAGGCCGCCGGCCTCCTGGCCGTCGAGATGGAGGCCGCGGCGATCTTCACGCTCGCCCGGCGCAAGGGGATGGACGCCGGCGCGATCTGTACCGTCGACGGCAATCTCGTCTCCGGGAGCCAGAAGGGCGAGGGCGAGGAAGAACTCCCGCCAAAAGCAAAGGACAACGTCGAGCGAGCCATCGGTCTGGCACTGTCCGCGGCGACGTCCCTGGCCGACTGAAAGGCTCTTTGCCGGCCGGCCCGAACGCCGGATATGGAGTGGAAGCTCTTTGCCGACCTCGCCGAGACGGCCGGCGAGAAGCGGGTCGCCGTCGATCCGGCCCCCGAACCGACCGTCGAGGACGCCCTGGAGGCGCTCTTCGAGTCCCATCCGGCGCTCCGGGACCGCGTGCTGGCCGACGGCGAGGTGGCCGATCACGTCAACCTGTTGCTGAACGGCGAGTCCGTGACCGACCGCGAGTCGGGACTGGGGACCCAGGTCGAGTCGGGGGACGAACTCGCGCTGTTCCCGCCGGTCAGCGGCGGGTAGGTCGCCCGGTCAGATCGACCCGAACCACGAAATCGGGATTATCGGCCAGTTCGATCCGGTGCGCCGCGGCGTCCCCGACCACGCGAGGCGTCTCGGGGAGCAATACACGAACCCGGTCAGCACCGACCATCGCTGCATCACGCGAGATCGCAGCCAGGAGATCCCCAGCCGCAGGCAGGTCCTCCCAGGCCGCGAGGCCGTACTCCGCCCAGGTCGCTGATTGATCACCCGCCTCACGCTCGATGACACGGGCCCGGTAGGTCGCGGCGACGACCCCGTCCCGGTCGATCGAAAGCACCGATTCGGTCTCCCCAGCCCACTGAAAGTCGCCCAGGGTCACCTCCGAGAGCGCCCACGGGACCTCGCTGTCCAGCCCCAGGCCATCAAGCGTGTCCCGCTCCCGGGCGTGTTGCCAATAGGTCCAGGCCGCCTTCGGGTCCCGACGCACCGTCCCATCGACCTCGGCCTCGGGGTCGGGTTCCGGGTGGCCCCACCGGAACTCTACGCCCGAATCGAAGCCCGCGGCCCGGGTGAGCCCCAGGCCCATCACGTTCCAGGAGAACACCATCGCCCGCCCGACGGTCGCACCGGCCTCACGCGCCCACTCGAAAGCCCGGTCGGTCAGGGCCTCGCCGACGCCGGAGCCACGATGGGCCGGATCGACGCGCAGCCCCTGAAACCAGGCCTCGTGACCGGAGAGCAGGACCGCGCGAATCAGGCCGATCGGCGTGCCATCCGCTTCGGCGACGAAGGTCTGCTGGTCCGGCCCCGTCTGGGTGGCCCACTTCGGGAAAATGTGGTTGATGTAATCCCCGCCCTCGTACTGCTCCCAGGTGTCCTGGGTGAACGCCGCGATGGCGTCCTGGTCCGTCTCGCGGGCGGGGCGAATCCTCATGTCCAGGGGACCGATCGGTCGGTCAGTTCGCCCGCAAGCGAGGTCTGCATCGCACTTTCCACGTCGGCCCGGTTCGCGAGGACCCACATGAGCTTCACGAGGGCCGTTCCCGGGAGCATGTCCTCGCCCTCGATGACCCCCGCCTCCAGGAGGTCCCGACCGGTGTCGTACACCCGGTCACAGACCCGGCCTTCGAGACACTGACTGGTCATGACGACGGTCGTCCCCCGGTCGGTCAGTTCCTCGATCTGCTCGATCATGTCGGTGTGGACGTGGCCCAGCCCGGTACCCTCGATCACCACGCCCTCCTTCTCGCGGACCATGGACAGGCAGGTCTGATCCATTCCCGGGGTGAACTTCACGAGTTCGACCTCGGTCTCCAGCCCGCTTGTGACCGAGAGGTCCTGTTCGCCACGCTCGCGATACGCGCCGTCGAAGGTCACCGCGCCGGTCTCGTAGTCCACGTGTCCCAGTGGCTCGCCACCCACCGTCTCGAAGGCGTTCCGCCGGGAGGTGTGATTCTTCCGGGCGCGGGTCCCCCGATGCAGCGCGACCCGGTCGTCCGACTCGGTGGCGTGCATCGCGATCATGACCTCCGCGGCGTCTGCCTTGGCCGCCCGAACCGCCCCGACGACGTTGACCACGTTGTCAGAGGAGGGCCGGTCGGCCGAGCGCTGGCTCCCCGTGAAGACGATCGGCACGGGACTGTCGAGCATGAAGGAGATCGCGCTGGCCGTGTACTGCATGGTGTCCGTGCCGTGCATCACGACGATGCCGTCGGCCCCGGCCTCGATTTCGGCCTCGATTACGGCCGCCAGGTCCTGCCAGACCGCCGGCGTCATGTTCTCCGAGAGGATGTTGCGCACGACCCGGCCGCGGTAGTTCGCCATGCCCGCCAGTTCGGGGACGGCCCGGAGCACGTCCTCGGCGTCGAACTGCGCGGTGACCGCCCCGGTCCGATAGTCGACCGTCGAGGCGATGGTCCCGCCGGTGGTCAAAAGCGAGATTGTCGGCAAGTCGTCGTCGAACTCGACAGTGGAGGTCTCCTCGGTATCCGACTCGGCGACATCATAGACGTCTGCTTCGAGGACCTCGACTGTGGCTGCCGCCCGATCCACACCGACGTTGTACCCGCTTTCGAGCTTGACGACGAGATGTGTCCCCGTCGAGGAGGGCATCACGATACCCTCGTGTTCCTGTCCGGCCCGCTCGACGCGGACGCGATCCCCTGGGTTCATGAACGGGCGTAATCGGGCTCGACTCTTGAAAGCACCTACTCCCGGTCGCGGCGGATCCGCCACTTCCGACCCACCTGCTCGACGACGCCCTCCCCTACGAGCCGTGAAAGTACCGTCTCGACCAGTTGTTCGGGGATCTCGACCTCACGGGCCAGGGCGGCCGTGGAACGGGTCCCCCCGGCCAGCGCGCCGAGGACTTCCGCGTTCAGATGGCCACCGTTCTCCCCGTCGATCGTCCGGGAGAGTTCGGCCTGCACCTCCGTGAGTCGGCCCTGAACCCACCGCTGGGCCATCGAGAGTTCCCGTTCGAGTGCCCGCAGGTCATCCAGGCTCGCGGCCAGATCGCCCACGTCCGTGGCTTCGTCGAACTCGGTCGTAACCTGAAGGTGCGAACACCGGCCCAGGTCCAGATCCGCGCTGGCCGGATACGCGCTTTTGGCCCCGAAATCGTAGGGCGAGACCTGGACCTCAAGGCGGAGGTTCTGGGCGATGTGGAAGTACTTCCGCCGCCGGTCATCGACGTGGCTCTCGACCAGACCGGCCTCGTCCAGGCGGCGCAGATGGTCGATAACTGCTTTCGGACTCACGTCGAGATAATCGCTGATCTCCGTGACGTAACTGGGCTTGCGAGCGAGGAGCCGCAGGATCCGCCGGCGGTTCTCGTTGCCAAGCAGATCGAGGAGCGCCCCGGAGTCCATATACCCGATTTCGGGGATCGGCGGGGAAAAGCATGTCTGTGCCACCCGGCGACGGACTTATGGCCGAGTATGCCAGATTATAACACACATGTTCGCACCGTTCTCGAGCGGGTATTACCTCGGTCGGCTCTACGTGGAGCCGGCACCGGGCACGGAGGCCGTCCTGCACGAAGCCCAGCACGAGAGCGTCAATCGGGAGCTCTACGCCACGGGGGACGGGGTCGAGCGACTCGACCACCCGCTGATCATGAAACTCGAGAACAACCACTTCGCCGTGCATCCGGACCGGACGATTCCGGAAGGGGCCCTCGCCGTGCCCGAGTCCATCCTCGAATCGACGACCGTCGAGCACCCGCCGGAGCTCCGTGAAGTGCTGCTCGCGAAGGCCGACCACGCCAGGCGGTTGGTCGACTTCGGGGCGGTCTGAGAGCCGCGGCGGGTTTGAATTCGAGAGGACGTAAAGCGGCGAGAGACTGCCCGAGCCCCAGGTACTTCCTCGGGCAGCCCCTCATCTCTGTCATGGATACCCCCGAGACACCACCGGAAGAGCGCACCGAAGCCGAGTGGCGCGAGGTCCTGACCGACGCCGAGTACCAGATCCTCCGGGAACAGGGCACCGAACCGAAGTTCAGCGGCGACCTGCTCGATGTCGACGAGCCAGGGGTCTTCCGGTGTGCCGGGTGTGACACCGTGCTCTTCGAGAGCGAGCACAAGTTCGACTCGAACTCCGGATGGCCGAGTTTCTACGACGTGGCCGCCGCGGGCAACATCGAGACAGCGGTTGACACCAGCCACGGCATGGAGCGAATCGAAGTCCGCTGTGGGACCTGTGGCGGGCATCTGGGCCACGTTTTCGATGACGGGCCGGAACCGACCGGGAAACGGTACTGCATCAACTCGGTGGCACTCGAATTCGACCCGGACGAAATCGGCGAGACCGATCCCTGAGAGGCCTCTGACCCGCTTGAGCGAGCGGATTTGGGTTTCCGGTGCCTCGGGAACCGCCGATCGCGTGTCGAAAAGTGGAAACTATTATACCTCTTGCCCATAGACTGGCGAAATACCTGGTATGGCAGGCGCTATACCGGGTATGGGGCGTGGCCTTCCTCTCCCCTCAACCCCTGGCTACCCCCCATTTTCGAGCGAAACGAACCAGCTAGCTACGGCTCCGGCGAACCGCCACGGGCCGCAATCAGATCGCGGAACTCCGTCGCGTCCTCGACTTCCTCGGCTTCGTCCCGCTCGATAATCGCGGTGCCCTCGATCGATTCGGACTCCGCCTCGTCGACGAAGTAGACCGACCGGGTGTGGATGACCTGTCGTAGCGAGCCCATGATCCGGGCGCGTTTGACCGCCGCGTCGGTGAACGCCGAGTGGCCGGTCAGCACCGGGGCCGTGCCATCCCGGTCCTCGCTCACGGCCTTGAACGGGGCGCGAACGGTGGGATGGACGTCGAACCCGACCCGGGTGAGCATCGCGACGATGGGGCGGTCCGCCGGGTCCACGTCCGGGTCCTCCGGGGTGGGTTCCGCATCGCGGATGTCCTCGGCGCCGTCGAGCACGGAGACGGGGCTGGTGAGCTCCTGCTCGAAGAGCTCCTCCAGCTGGGCGGCGACCTCCACGCTCGCGTTCATGCCGTCCTCGTACTTCGAGACCGTCCGTCGAGAGACGCCCAGTTCGGTCGCCAGCCGTCCCAGACTCCAGCCACGCTCCTCGCGCTTGTCCGCCAGAATGTCCCCGTCGATGTTCACGTAGAGCCCGCCCGGGGCAGCGTAGATCAGCGGCGGCACCCCGTGCACGAACAGGTCCATCGCGGTGTCGGGATTGAGCACCGGCACGCCGTGTCTGAAGTAGACAACCCCGGGATCGAGGTCCTCGTCGCGGGTGCGCAGGCCGATGACCATCGGGGTTCCACGGAGGTACGTGCCCAGACGGCGCATCTCCCGACCGGTCGGTCCATCAAAGGCGTCGATGTTCCCCAGGATCTTCACCAGGAGGAGGTCCTCGTCGCGTCTCGCAGCCAGGTCGAAGCTCTTCGGGCGCGTCGAGCACCGGTCGCTCACCGTGAACCCCGCGTCGGATAGCATCGCGGTGATGTTGTCGATGAGCGCCGATCGAGTCATTACGGACAGATAGGGAACTCGTCCCCTAAATGCGTTGCGGGCCCAGCACCGCCGGACGCGGGCGATTTCGGGGGGTGGACCACAAACAAGCAAGTCGCGGATCGCTTAAGCCGATCGACCCCCAAGCGCCGGGCGTGACGGTCCTCGGACTCGACGACACCGACTCCCGCGAACGGGGGATGTGTACGACCTACGTCGCCACGCGGGTCGCCGAGCGGCTTCGCCGGGCCGGGGCCAGGATCGATCGGCTGCGGCTGGTCCGGCTCAACCCGGCGGTCGAGTACAAGACCCGGGGGAACGCCGCGCTGGCCATCCACACCGACGCGGCTCCCGACCTCGCGCTGGCGACGGCCCGCGAGGTCATCGACGGACTCGCGGAACTCGACGACGAGCGCACACACCCGGGGGTCGTCGCCGCCGAGGGACCCATCGAGCAGGCGGTCCAGCAGTTCGGTCGTCGGGCCATCCGCGAGCTGCTCGATCGGGAGACGGCCATCGACCGTATCGAGGCCGCGGGATACAGTCATGCCGGCTGGAAGCAAGCCCGGGGCACGATCGGTGCGCTGGCCGCGATCGGTGTCAGTGCCGCCTTCGAGGACTGGACCTACGAGTACATCGCCTACCGCGAGCCCGAGCGCTGGGGAACCGAGCGGTCGATCGAGATCGACTCGGTCTTCGACGCGGCCGATCAGTTCTACCCGACCGCCTGGGACACCGTCGACCGGGGTGAGGGTGAGCCAGTCTGTGTGCCCAACGCGCCGGGACCGATCCTGTACGGCATCCGCGGGGACGAACCCAACGCGGTCGCCGCCCTCGCAGCCGGGATCGAGAGCGAGCCGGTCCACACACAGACCCTCTTCGAGACGAACCAGGGGACCGACAGCCACCTCCGGGACGCCGCGATCGAGGACATCCAGGACGGCCGGGCCTACCGCGTGACTGGCCGGGTCATCGAGACACCCGA
Proteins encoded:
- a CDS encoding ribose 1,5-bisphosphate isomerase; the protein is MAPMPIEEVEETAEAIETMEIRGAATIAGAAAAALESQAAASEATDPEAFEAELRAAARTLYQTRPTAVSLPNALRFVLQDLEGATVEELRETVLTRTRKFRADLEHAQERLGRIGANRLRDGDVIMTHCHSTDALATVEHAVDAGKDIEAIVKETRPRNQGHITAQRLRELGVPVTLIVDSAAHRYLNDVDHVLVGADSIAADGSVINKIGTSGLAVNARDRGTPIVVAAQTIKLHPGTLTGHTVEIEMRAESEVISKADREKIGEITVKNPAFDVTPPRHVDAIITERGQYPPESIVSLMRELYGDVDEEPWAEPN
- a CDS encoding GNAT family N-acetyltransferase, with the protein product MRIRPARETDQDAIAAFTQDTWEQYEGGDYINHIFPKWATQTGPDQQTFVAEADGTPIGLIRAVLLSGHEAWFQGLRVDPAHRGSGVGEALTDRAFEWAREAGATVGRAMVFSWNVMGLGLTRAAGFDSGVEFRWGHPEPDPEAEVDGTVRRDPKAAWTYWQHARERDTLDGLGLDSEVPWALSEVTLGDFQWAGETESVLSIDRDGVVAATYRARVIEREAGDQSATWAEYGLAAWEDLPAAGDLLAAISRDAAMVGADRVRVLLPETPRVVGDAAAHRIELADNPDFVVRVDLTGRPTRR
- a CDS encoding tRNA (N(6)-L-threonylcarbamoyladenosine(37)-C(2))-methylthiotransferase gives rise to the protein MARYYIETYGCTANRGESRHIERRLRDGGHRPVESPEAADVVILNTCTVIETTENNMLRRAAELDSGTDLIVTGCMALAQETAFEEAGVDAQVLGWDEVPQAVGNGECPTVTPDTEPILDGVIGILPLARGCMSDCSYCITKAATGRIDSPPVERNLDRARELLDAGAREIRITGQDTGVYGLDQGERWLPELLRGLCDLDGDFRVRIGMANPWGIYPIREEIATLLAECPKLYNFLHLPVQSGSDSVLDAMRRQHSVAEFREIVNTLDRTLDEWTLATDFVVGFPTETEADHQESVHLLETVEPETINVTRFSKRPGTDAADMKGLGGTVKKERSKDLSARKAEIVGAVHEDLLGTRREVMAVEPGTGDSIQAYDDAYHRIVVPGELTGDRSLGERFEVTITDHNTFYAFGEPV
- a CDS encoding ubiquitin-like small modifier protein 1, encoding MEWKLFADLAETAGEKRVAVDPAPEPTVEDALEALFESHPALRDRVLADGEVADHVNLLLNGESVTDRESGLGTQVESGDELALFPPVSGG
- the gatD gene encoding Glu-tRNA(Gln) amidotransferase subunit GatD, which encodes MNPGDRVRVERAGQEHEGIVMPSSTGTHLVVKLESGYNVGVDRAAATVEVLEADVYDVAESDTEETSTVEFDDDLPTISLLTTGGTIASTVDYRTGAVTAQFDAEDVLRAVPELAGMANYRGRVVRNILSENMTPAVWQDLAAVIEAEIEAGADGIVVMHGTDTMQYTASAISFMLDSPVPIVFTGSQRSADRPSSDNVVNVVGAVRAAKADAAEVMIAMHATESDDRVALHRGTRARKNHTSRRNAFETVGGEPLGHVDYETGAVTFDGAYRERGEQDLSVTSGLETEVELVKFTPGMDQTCLSMVREKEGVVIEGTGLGHVHTDMIEQIEELTDRGTTVVMTSQCLEGRVCDRVYDTGRDLLEAGVIEGEDMLPGTALVKLMWVLANRADVESAMQTSLAGELTDRSVPWT
- a CDS encoding nucleoside phosphorylase, with product MGNQPHIQVAAGEVNEIALLPGDPGRVDRIAAQCTDATTVAQNREYKVVNATYEGVDLTIVSTGIGSPSAAIAVEELERVGVETVIRVGTTGALQADMEIGDMVVATGATKDEGTSKRYESVANPAVPDYDVVSALVEAAEANDEAVHVGPIATDDAFYAETDAVVADWEAAGLLAVEMEAAAIFTLARRKGMDAGAICTVDGNLVSGSQKGEGEEELPPKAKDNVERAIGLALSAATSLAD
- a CDS encoding DUF63 family protein: MLLPTGSTLPPLPYLVGLAAALLVVSAWLYRRDVALQTRTVLALAPWMVLGSALYVCYQIGAAPAALAPLCSSPTVYASTAVLAGLVWALASRFEATDRWLAGTGVVLSLFPIGVAIAVALDAESFSPGWSILGAVLAGLLALLIWYVLGQYQPETTAILGPAGGVAVFAHVLDGISTTIGIDVLQFGEQTPLSAALIELGAALPTAPYIGTGWVFALVKIALGVAVVWFIADLVRDDPPLGNGLLLVITAVGLGPATHNLILFAVAGPAGV
- a CDS encoding carbohydrate kinase family protein gives rise to the protein MGRIIAAGHLNWDVTLRVTALPDPDGEAQITEQHRAGGGSAANVASALAGFGLAAGLIGSVGTDQHGRMATRELRTQGVDTDSVVTVEGETTVKYIVVDEAGEVMVLANDGVNEAIGPEAVEPAMVEGADHVHLTGQRPDTAAALIEVANAAGLTVSFDPGRRIEQRAFEPLLDQVDVLLLNEREATAVFPAASGPPIERAASPDRVIVVKRGADGASVYTGDETHHHPGFAVEAVDTTGAGDAFAAGFLAATVGGESFGRPGSGAEPDYERALAVANGSGALTVQAAGARSAPSRVALAAFLAERTV
- the deoC gene encoding deoxyribose-phosphate aldolase, with translation MNQDELAGHIDHTVLGPETTKADVRQVIEEAEAWGMNVCIPPCYVAEARDLAEAETTIATVIGFPHGQHDPAIKREEAVRAVEAGADELDVVLNVGRLQAGETQAVTAELAAIVEAVAVPVKVIVEAPLLSEAEKHAAGEAAVAADVDFLKTATGFADGGATVEDVELLAEYRPVKASGGIGSYEAAMAMLEAGAERIGASSGVEILSGAPE